Part of the Acomys russatus chromosome 19, mAcoRus1.1, whole genome shotgun sequence genome, AAATGTGTGCGCACAGGAGAGGAAAGTTGTCAATATGGAGATGACCCAAAGGATGGAAATGGAGCATCCAATGTACCTGGCAGATCTGGCTTTATGATCCTTCCAACAAGATTCCCTGGGACTGATGGTCATGGCCTGGAATACACTCAAAAGACAAGTGGTGCTAATGGACACACTCCTGCCAAGTACTTGAGTGTACACTAGGAGCCTGCATGCCAAATCATTCAAGAACGGCTTCAACCCAAATGCTGCCATTGTGTGGGGCACCCCAAAAGAGAGAATGATCAAGGCATTGGCTACCATTATGTGCATGAGAATCAAATCTGTGGGCTTTAGTGTGCATTGTCTGTAGTAAAGGATTAGATAgtagaaaataagagagaaattCCCCAGAATTCCAATTGTAGTTTGTAATAAGAAAATGATTCCGTTGGCCAGATTCCAGAAGTCCATCCTGGGATTCTACACAGTTTCTTTGAGATTACAACCATGGATATTCCTCTGgccaaaatgaataaaaaacaaatgctgTAGTTCGTGGAGGGAGAGGACACCTTGGAACTCTTGGAGCTACTGTGAAACTGAAACAGAGTCTTTTAagctcaggaattcaaggccaggctacgTGACATGGAAAGACATCCTCCAAAAGTTGACAAGCATAGTTAGGTTCCTTGTGTCTTAGTGATATCACTTAATTCCTTAACGTGGACATATTGATCAAAGGAAAGCCATGAAGTTTCATAGAATATGCAACAACATTCAGCACAAGGTCATGTTGGCCTGTGAAAAACAGTGAGAAAGCAACATCGCAGACCAACAATTCCATAACCTACTCATATTTGCTAGTTATGATGTAAGAGAGGACGGTTTCAATAATGATCAAAatcttaattatattaattattatgtatctTTAATTAAATCATAACTAATGTGAAAGTTGTAATACTACTCAGAATCTATCCATGGTCTGGTGACACGGCAAATGTTCTTCCACCTTGTCTCAGCTAGAACCATATTTTGTTTAACCTGAAACTGATACACGTCCcccatttttccccttttatAAAAATCCCATGGGAAAGTACCCAAGCCTTTTTTATCAACTGGAGGGGACAAGGGAAAAATGTGTTCTGCTAAATTGCTTGCTTGCTATATGTATCCCTTCAACTGTCAACCAGCCTGTGGGTTTTCCAGCTTCTTTGCCTTTTTTGATATAGTATTTTTACTGATAGTTTTGGGAATTTGACATCAGGAGCTCCTATCACACTCAATTCCAAGTCCTCCCAATTGTTCCTTTGCCTCTGTACTGTGTTCTCCATTTCCAAGTGAGGCAAACAACATAGGCAACAGAGGCAATGCCTCCAGGCTGGGGATTGGCTTGTGGAGCCTAGGGCCAGCCCTGCTCAGTATTGCCCTGTTTCTGTGAGAGAAGCATATTCTTACCTATCACCCCCTTGTCAGTGTAGGCAGCCCTATGGCTCATCAGGCAAGACCTTCGTCCTTGAGGCCTCCTGACTGAGAAACAGCGAGAAGAAGTAGATCCTCATTCTCAGCTACGCTCAGCTCTGTTTGGCAACCTTAATCTCCAGCTTCGTgggttcactttttaaaagcatcttctcATAACACTTACCTTTTTATTCTAATTGGTTCTGGAGATATGGTGGACTATGCAGATTCCTTTTCTGCCAGGGCATAAGCTTTCCTAGCATCCATGGGTCTTTGAAACTCCTAGGAGCTGTGCTGCAATACTGGTGGCTGCCCTGATCTGTTTTCTTTGTATAATCTACGCATctctgctcagtctatataatgccCTTAGTATGTACATGATTTCTGAGTTCATCATTTGATACTGGATAACCAGTTGGGGCCTCTCCCCTAAAAAAGGCTTCTTTCCCCATCCCAGCAATCCTTCCTTGCTGTAGTTCTAAACCCTAGGGGaaaatttctttttgcaaaataatatccttagaaaaaaaatcacaactgacagaaatacataaaacatGTGATTGCTTGGTGCCAAGCACCAGTTGATCCATTTATAACTTGGCTCCTGCACATGAGGTTCAGGGACCTTTATGgtagaagaggcagaaagacagaccaTAATAGTCAGAAGCACAGACAGCTGCTGTGTCACTTCATCTTCTAGATATGTCAGAGAGGCTACTCCCATGAAGTCTCAACATAGTGGCCTAAAGAAACAAGAGCAAGAACACCAACTGACATGCGAACACAGAAGAGGGAAATCTCTGTGCCCCAGCAACCTCAAATTTGAGAATAACCACACAACTTGACTTTCTGTAATATCTAGTAACAGTCATGGAAGCTTTGACCCATTCATGACCAGTGGCAGCCCATGATCAATTAATTGTTACACACGAAATAGAATTATACATATCAATTTCAGCCTTAGGAATTCCTATGGCCTCATGTCTGGTGGCTGCTTCCGGGTGGCCATGTACTGAGGCTACTATGTACCAGAGGCCAAGCAACCCCCATGCCAAGATTTGCATTGATGGTTCCACAGCACGAATAAAATGTGCAAAGATTTTGCTGTGCTCGAGAGGCACACCATGGCTCTCAGCCTGTAAGAACAGGAGATTGAGCAGCATTCGGCATCAAACTTTCAGCAGAGCTATTTGGATCAGCATTGTTTGTCTGTAGGCTGCTAAGCAAGTCCAAGAGGAAGAGCTAAAAATACAAGCTCAGAGGCAGAAGATACAAAGGTCTTaatgaaaaggatgaaaaaaaaactgctcaAGAAATGAGGAGAAGCTGGCAATCAAGACTGAGAGATGAAGCATTTGGCAGAAGACCAATGAAGACATAGCAACTTTTacataataatgatgatggtgataataataataataataataataataataataaaaacagtaataataataataatagtaataataataacaataatagttaCAGGgacataaaaaggaagaaatatattttagagtTCTTTGGAGCCAGTTACTATAGAGAACTGGAGGAATAAAGCCAAGAGTCATGAAAGGAAGCTATGTCTTCTCTAGCAACAGTGAGCACAGGGATCCGGAGTGGCACGATCATGATATTGCCCAGACGTTCCAAGAAAAACTATTGGAAGTTCTGCTCAGTATCTGACAACTGAAGAAAACTAAGTTTACAAGAAGGCTAAAGAGGGAGAAAAGTCATCCttggaaaaagtcaaagtatgaCCCCAAGTGCAAAGAAAAGCAGCTAAGCTAAAACACTCAAAGTTGAAGGACACCGATGAACGCAATATTCTAAGACTGACAGGCCACCCCGAACACCATCACCAATGATGGACTTTGAGGTTCTGCATCACAGCCATTTTTCAAGCCAACACAATGCCAGTTGTCATTTTTCTAAATCAAAGTCCTCACATAAAAGGTTCtataacaaaaagtaaaaacaaacaataaaaggataaaaattaTAAGCCTCTCTTGAATTGATCTTTCTGTAGCAAATATGACTGAATGATAAATTCCACAAGGGTGAGTTTCCTTCTAT contains:
- the LOC127203601 gene encoding vomeronasal type-1 receptor 4-like, coding for MDFWNLANGIIFLLQTTIGILGNFSLIFYYLILYYRQCTLKPTDLILMHIMVANALIILSFGVPHTMAAFGLKPFLNDLACRLLVYTQVLGRSVSISTTCLLSVFQAMTISPRESCWKDHKARSARYIGCSISILWVISILTTFLSCAHTFITVNSKNITRKRDLGYCSSVEHNEISDPLYTALIVCPEIFLSVLIVWCSMSMVLFLYRHKQRVQHIRSTRGSSRTSPDARATQNILGLVSTFMVFYTVSSILHGCISLLYNHNWWLPTINRVICLCFPSFAPFVLMNPSSILSRFIKSG